One Microvirga thermotolerans DNA window includes the following coding sequences:
- the paaZ gene encoding phenylacetic acid degradation bifunctional protein PaaZ, with product MRLESFVRGRWIAPGQELAEIRSAVTGDVVAEVAGGGLDMGEVLAYARQVGGPNLRRLTFHQRAELLKRLALHLTERKEQLYKLSYQTGTTRSDNFIDVDGGIGTLFVYASKGRRELPNATFLLDGNVESLSKGGTFVGQHVMSSLHGVAVHINAFNFPCWGMLEKLAPAILAGVPVVTKPATITSYVAHALVRMIDESRILPDGALQCIVGPTGDLFDHLTCQDVVSFTGSADTAQKLQRHPVIARESVRFIAERDSLNAAILAPDAGPGTPEFDLFIKEVAKEMTVKAGQKCTAIRRAIAPNAHVPAVIEALRERLSKVTVGHPELESVRMGPVVGLGQRRDVLAQVAKLRAEADIVVGDPENFTVEGADRERGAFIPPLLLHCPDPIRAVSVHSVEAFGPVCTVMGYDGLDQAVTLANRGDGSLVASLYTYDAATAADLVFGVGAFHGRLVLIDRDCGREQTGHGSPMPHMVHGGPGRAGGGEELGGMRGVHHYMQRTALQGSPAMLSRVTQSWIKGAPAIQKDRHPFRYHFEDLEIGQTFVSRERTVTLEDIEHFAHFTGDTFYAHMSEEATKDHPFFPGRVAHGYLLLSFAAGLFVDPDPGPVLANYGLDSLRFIKPVQPGETIKVRLTVKAKSPRNAQYGEVRWDVEIMTDKGETVATYELLTMNAVKP from the coding sequence ATGAGACTTGAGAGCTTCGTCCGCGGACGTTGGATCGCACCGGGCCAGGAGCTGGCCGAAATCCGCAGCGCGGTTACCGGCGACGTGGTCGCCGAGGTCGCCGGCGGCGGACTGGACATGGGGGAGGTGCTGGCCTATGCCCGGCAGGTCGGCGGCCCGAACCTGCGGCGCCTGACCTTCCATCAGCGTGCCGAGCTACTGAAGCGCCTCGCTCTCCATCTCACGGAGCGCAAGGAGCAGCTCTACAAGCTCTCCTACCAGACCGGCACCACGCGCTCGGACAACTTCATCGACGTCGACGGCGGCATCGGCACGCTCTTCGTCTATGCCTCGAAGGGCCGGCGCGAGCTGCCCAACGCGACCTTCCTGCTGGACGGGAACGTGGAATCCCTGTCGAAGGGCGGCACCTTCGTCGGCCAGCACGTGATGTCGTCGCTGCACGGCGTCGCCGTCCACATCAACGCCTTCAACTTCCCGTGCTGGGGCATGCTGGAGAAGCTCGCCCCCGCGATCCTCGCCGGCGTGCCGGTGGTCACGAAGCCCGCCACCATCACATCCTACGTGGCGCATGCGCTGGTGCGGATGATCGACGAGTCGCGCATCCTCCCAGACGGCGCGCTCCAGTGCATCGTCGGCCCTACGGGCGACCTCTTCGACCATCTCACCTGCCAGGACGTGGTATCCTTCACCGGCTCCGCCGACACGGCCCAGAAGCTCCAGCGCCACCCGGTCATTGCACGGGAATCGGTTCGCTTCATCGCCGAGCGCGATTCGCTGAATGCCGCGATTCTCGCGCCCGATGCCGGTCCGGGAACCCCGGAATTCGACCTCTTCATCAAGGAGGTCGCGAAGGAGATGACGGTGAAGGCGGGGCAGAAGTGCACCGCCATCCGCCGCGCCATCGCGCCGAACGCGCATGTTCCCGCCGTCATCGAGGCCCTGCGCGAGCGCCTGTCCAAGGTCACGGTCGGCCATCCGGAGCTGGAGAGCGTCCGCATGGGTCCCGTCGTCGGCCTCGGCCAGCGCCGGGATGTCCTCGCCCAGGTCGCAAAGCTGCGCGCGGAGGCCGACATCGTGGTGGGCGATCCCGAGAACTTCACGGTGGAGGGCGCGGACCGCGAGCGCGGCGCCTTCATTCCCCCTCTCCTGCTGCACTGCCCCGATCCGATCCGTGCCGTCAGCGTGCACAGCGTCGAGGCCTTCGGGCCGGTCTGCACGGTGATGGGCTATGACGGGCTCGATCAGGCCGTGACCCTCGCGAATCGCGGCGACGGTAGCCTCGTCGCGTCCCTCTACACCTACGACGCCGCCACGGCGGCGGACCTCGTGTTCGGCGTCGGCGCCTTCCATGGACGTCTGGTGCTGATCGACCGGGACTGCGGCAGGGAGCAGACCGGCCACGGCTCGCCGATGCCGCACATGGTTCACGGTGGACCGGGCCGCGCGGGCGGCGGCGAGGAGCTCGGAGGCATGCGCGGCGTCCACCACTACATGCAGCGCACGGCGCTGCAGGGCTCGCCCGCGATGCTCTCGCGCGTGACGCAAAGCTGGATCAAGGGCGCGCCGGCCATCCAGAAGGATCGGCATCCGTTCCGCTACCACTTCGAGGATCTGGAGATCGGCCAGACCTTCGTGTCCAGGGAGCGCACGGTCACCCTGGAGGACATCGAGCACTTCGCCCACTTCACGGGCGACACCTTCTATGCGCATATGAGCGAGGAAGCGACCAAGGACCACCCGTTCTTCCCGGGGCGCGTGGCTCACGGTTATCTTCTCCTGTCCTTCGCGGCCGGCCTCTTCGTCGATCCCGATCCGGGTCCCGTGCTGGCCAATTACGGCCTCGATTCCTTGCGCTTCATCAAGCCCGTGCAACCGGGCGAGACGATCAAGGTCAGGCTGACCGTAAAGGCGAAGTCCCCGCGCAACGCGCAGTACGGCGAGGTGCGCTGGGACGTGGAGATCATGACCGACAAGGGAGAGACGGTCGCGACCTATGAACTCCTCACCATGAACGCGGTGAAGCCATGA
- the pcaF gene encoding 3-oxoadipyl-CoA thiolase, with translation MPHAYLVDGVRTPIGRYAGSLAAVRPDDLGAHVIRELLKKLPSVQPEAIDEVILGCANQAGEDNRNVARMSALLAGLPTSVPGTTINRLCGSGLDAIGAAARAIKAGEIDLAIAGGTESMTRAPLVMGKATEAFSRSAEIHDTTIGWRFVNPVLKAQYGIDSMPETAENVAEEFQIAREDQDAFALRSQARAAAAQRNGRLAQEIAPVSVPQRKGDPVVVERDEHPRETSLDKLAALPTPFRKGGSVTAGNASGVNDGAAAVLIASEAAVERFGLRPLARITGLATAGVEPRIMGIGPVPATRKLLDRQGLRISDLDLIELNEAFAAQALACLRQLGIADDAEHVNPNGGAIALGHPLGMSGARLALTAAIEMGHRQAKRALATMCIGVGQGIAMSLEAV, from the coding sequence ATGCCCCATGCCTATCTGGTCGATGGAGTGCGCACCCCCATCGGACGTTATGCCGGGAGCCTCGCTGCCGTGCGGCCGGACGACCTGGGCGCGCACGTCATCCGCGAGCTCCTGAAGAAGCTGCCCTCGGTCCAGCCGGAGGCCATCGACGAGGTGATCCTCGGCTGCGCCAACCAGGCCGGCGAGGACAACCGCAACGTGGCCCGCATGTCGGCGCTCCTGGCAGGTCTTCCGACGAGCGTGCCCGGCACCACGATCAACCGCCTCTGCGGCTCGGGGCTCGATGCCATCGGCGCCGCCGCGCGGGCGATCAAGGCCGGCGAGATCGACCTCGCCATCGCCGGCGGAACGGAATCGATGACCCGCGCTCCGCTCGTCATGGGCAAGGCGACGGAAGCCTTCTCCCGCTCGGCCGAGATCCACGACACGACCATCGGCTGGCGGTTCGTCAATCCGGTCCTGAAGGCGCAGTACGGCATCGACTCCATGCCGGAGACCGCGGAGAACGTCGCCGAGGAATTCCAGATCGCCCGCGAGGACCAGGACGCCTTCGCGCTGCGCAGCCAGGCGCGCGCCGCGGCCGCCCAGCGGAACGGCCGCCTCGCCCAGGAAATCGCGCCGGTCTCGGTCCCGCAGCGCAAGGGCGATCCCGTCGTGGTCGAGCGGGACGAGCACCCGCGGGAGACGAGCCTGGACAAGCTCGCCGCCCTTCCCACCCCCTTCCGGAAGGGGGGGTCGGTCACGGCCGGCAACGCCTCCGGCGTCAACGACGGCGCCGCGGCGGTGCTGATCGCGTCGGAGGCTGCGGTCGAGCGCTTCGGGCTCCGCCCCCTCGCCCGCATCACGGGGCTCGCGACGGCTGGCGTCGAGCCGCGCATCATGGGCATCGGCCCCGTTCCGGCGACCCGCAAGCTGCTCGACCGGCAGGGCCTGAGGATCTCCGACCTGGACCTGATCGAGCTGAACGAGGCCTTCGCCGCCCAGGCCCTCGCCTGCCTGCGTCAGCTCGGGATCGCCGACGACGCGGAGCACGTCAATCCGAACGGCGGCGCGATCGCGCTCGGTCATCCGCTCGGCATGTCCGGCGCCCGCCTGGCCCTGACGGCTGCCATCGAGATGGGGCACCGCCAGGCCAAGCGCGCCCTGGCGACCATGTGCATCGGCGTTGGCCAGGGGATTGCCATGTCGCTCGAAGCGGTGTGA
- a CDS encoding Lrp/AsnC family transcriptional regulator: MIEKQDEHILAQLQKDGRATNQQLAEDVGMSTSACWRRVRALEQAGVIKGYSALVDREKAGFATSAILHVSLERHDAKFVDEFVSQVTARAEVLECFATTGDADYHLRVVVRDMRAYNHFLDDFMFRLPGIRYVRTNVILKEIKTSVALPF; this comes from the coding sequence ATGATCGAGAAGCAGGACGAGCACATCCTGGCGCAGCTGCAGAAGGACGGACGCGCCACCAACCAGCAGCTGGCGGAGGATGTGGGCATGTCCACCTCCGCCTGCTGGCGCCGGGTGCGCGCCCTGGAGCAGGCCGGGGTCATCAAGGGCTATTCCGCCCTGGTGGATCGGGAGAAGGCCGGGTTCGCCACCTCGGCGATCCTGCATGTCTCGCTCGAGCGGCACGACGCGAAATTCGTGGACGAGTTCGTCTCGCAGGTGACGGCGCGGGCCGAGGTGCTGGAGTGCTTCGCGACGACGGGCGATGCCGATTACCACCTGCGCGTGGTGGTGCGGGACATGAGGGCCTACAACCACTTCCTCGACGACTTCATGTTCCGGCTCCCCGGCATCCGCTACGTCCGGACCAACGTCATCCTGAAGGAAATCAAGACCAGCGTCGCGCTGCCGTTCTGA
- a CDS encoding 3-hydroxyacyl-CoA dehydrogenase NAD-binding domain-containing protein codes for MTLSTPLTSTSCTDGPVRLVATAPVALIEIDNPPVNATSQAVRAGLLDAIQEIERNPQIQAAVIACAGRTFVAGADIREFGQPPREPHLPDVVNAIEACSKPVVAAVQGTALGGGCEIALACHGRVLDPGAQFGLPEVKLGLVPGAGGTQRLPRLVGLEAAMDLVSSGRSVKADEALRLGLADRISGDDLRGDAMAFARELVGRPLRRLGELSAAGMDPEAAARKVADIRRKARGAEAPGRAAELVLLAAELPLAEGMARERETFLELRSSDQAAALRHAFFAEREVTRVPGIEGVEPRPVQKIGIVGAGTMGSGIAVAFADAGFDVKVVETDAQALAAGRARIADVYERQVASGRLAEAVRDERLTAVSYDVGLAGLADRDLVIEAVFEDMEVKRTLFRDLDRIVRPGAVLATNTSYLDVGAIAQATSRPADVVGLHFFSPANVMKLVEIVRTDATAADVVATGLAVAKRLRKIPVVCRVCEGFVGNRILTRYRQQAEYLLEEGALPHEVDAAMEAFGFPMGPFAVSDLAGLDISWARRKRLAPTRDPRERYVDVADRLCEAGRFGRKTGAGWYRYEGGRREPDPFVTELIEDASRRRGLTRHPVSVEEIQARIRAAIVNEACKILDERIVERPLDIDVVMMHGYGYPAWRGGPLFEADRVGLKAILDKVNERAGRDGPGWEPAEGLVSRAASGGRFYS; via the coding sequence ATGACCCTTTCCACGCCCCTCACCTCGACATCCTGCACGGACGGGCCGGTCCGGCTCGTCGCGACGGCGCCCGTTGCCCTGATCGAGATCGACAATCCGCCGGTCAACGCGACCTCTCAGGCCGTAAGGGCCGGTTTGCTGGACGCGATCCAGGAGATCGAGCGCAACCCGCAGATCCAGGCCGCCGTCATCGCCTGCGCCGGGCGAACCTTCGTGGCCGGCGCCGACATCCGCGAGTTCGGGCAGCCGCCGCGCGAACCGCATCTGCCGGACGTAGTCAACGCCATCGAAGCCTGCTCCAAGCCGGTCGTCGCGGCCGTTCAGGGCACCGCGCTCGGCGGCGGCTGCGAGATTGCGCTCGCCTGTCACGGCCGGGTGCTCGATCCCGGCGCACAGTTCGGCCTGCCCGAGGTGAAGCTCGGGCTGGTGCCCGGGGCCGGCGGTACGCAGCGGCTTCCCCGGCTGGTCGGCCTGGAGGCCGCCATGGACCTCGTGTCGAGCGGCCGGAGCGTGAAGGCCGACGAAGCCCTGCGGCTCGGCCTGGCGGACCGCATCTCCGGCGACGACCTGCGCGGCGACGCCATGGCCTTCGCGCGTGAGCTCGTGGGCCGTCCGCTGCGGCGGCTGGGCGAATTGTCGGCTGCAGGGATGGATCCCGAGGCCGCCGCGAGGAAGGTTGCCGACATCCGCCGGAAGGCCAGAGGCGCCGAAGCCCCCGGGCGTGCGGCGGAATTGGTGCTTCTCGCGGCGGAGCTGCCGCTTGCGGAGGGCATGGCGCGCGAGCGGGAAACCTTCCTGGAGCTTCGCTCCTCCGACCAGGCGGCCGCCCTGCGCCACGCCTTCTTCGCCGAGCGCGAGGTGACGCGCGTTCCGGGCATCGAGGGCGTCGAGCCGCGCCCCGTGCAAAAGATCGGCATCGTCGGTGCCGGCACCATGGGCTCGGGCATCGCCGTTGCCTTCGCGGATGCGGGTTTCGACGTCAAGGTGGTCGAGACCGACGCGCAGGCGCTCGCGGCCGGTCGGGCCCGCATCGCCGACGTCTACGAAAGGCAGGTGGCAAGCGGCAGGCTCGCGGAGGCCGTGCGCGACGAGCGCCTGACGGCCGTCAGCTACGATGTCGGCCTCGCCGGTCTGGCGGACCGCGACCTCGTCATCGAGGCCGTGTTCGAGGACATGGAGGTGAAGCGCACCCTCTTCCGCGACCTCGACCGGATCGTCAGGCCAGGGGCGGTACTCGCGACGAATACCAGCTATCTCGACGTGGGCGCGATCGCCCAGGCCACGTCCCGACCGGCCGACGTGGTGGGGCTGCACTTCTTCAGCCCCGCCAACGTGATGAAGCTGGTCGAGATCGTGCGGACCGACGCGACGGCCGCCGACGTGGTCGCGACGGGGCTCGCCGTCGCCAAGCGCCTGCGCAAGATCCCCGTCGTCTGCCGGGTCTGCGAGGGCTTCGTGGGCAATCGAATCCTCACGCGCTACCGCCAGCAGGCCGAGTACCTGCTCGAAGAGGGCGCGCTGCCGCACGAGGTGGACGCCGCCATGGAGGCCTTCGGTTTTCCGATGGGTCCGTTCGCGGTATCGGACCTCGCCGGCCTCGACATCTCCTGGGCGAGGCGCAAGCGGCTCGCGCCGACCCGCGACCCGCGGGAGCGCTATGTCGACGTTGCAGACCGGCTGTGCGAGGCGGGCCGCTTCGGCCGCAAGACCGGAGCCGGCTGGTATCGCTACGAGGGCGGCAGGCGCGAGCCCGACCCCTTCGTCACGGAGCTGATCGAGGACGCCTCGCGCCGCCGCGGGCTGACCCGGCACCCCGTTTCGGTGGAGGAAATCCAGGCCCGCATCCGCGCCGCCATCGTCAACGAGGCCTGCAAGATCCTCGACGAGCGCATCGTCGAGCGGCCCCTCGACATCGACGTGGTGATGATGCACGGATACGGCTACCCCGCCTGGCGCGGCGGGCCGCTGTTCGAGGCGGACCGCGTCGGCCTGAAGGCCATTCTCGACAAGGTGAACGAACGCGCCGGCCGGGACGGGCCCGGCTGGGAGCCTGCGGAAGGGCTCGTGAGCCGCGCCGCCTCCGGCGGCCGCTTCTATTCCTGA
- a CDS encoding PaaI family thioesterase: MTLGATIATFDKAAAEEMLTGVFARWIQDLDLSIERLEANGAVLRMPFSEKLCRDNGVVCGQALMSLADTAMVFAVSAAAGAYKPMTTVDQTMHFLRPAANADVLAEARVVRLGRTMAFGSVTLTSDGDERPVALAQIAYAILPESK; the protein is encoded by the coding sequence ATGACCCTCGGGGCAACGATCGCCACCTTCGACAAAGCCGCGGCCGAGGAGATGCTGACCGGCGTCTTCGCCCGCTGGATCCAGGATCTCGATCTCTCCATCGAGCGCCTGGAGGCGAACGGCGCGGTCCTGCGCATGCCGTTCTCGGAAAAGCTCTGTCGCGACAACGGCGTCGTGTGCGGGCAGGCGCTCATGAGCCTTGCGGACACCGCCATGGTCTTCGCCGTGTCGGCGGCGGCCGGTGCCTACAAGCCGATGACGACGGTGGACCAGACCATGCACTTCCTCCGCCCCGCCGCCAATGCGGACGTTCTCGCCGAGGCCCGGGTCGTCCGCCTCGGCCGCACCATGGCGTTCGGCAGCGTGACCCTCACGTCCGACGGCGACGAGCGCCCGGTTGCACTGGCGCAGATCGCCTACGCGATCCTGCCCGAGAGCAAGTGA
- a CDS encoding indolepyruvate ferredoxin oxidoreductase family protein, with protein sequence MPLDAYELSDRYDRQEGRVFLTGTQAIARIALDQARRDRAAGLDTAGFISGYRGSPLGGVDLELWRIRDRLKAHRIEFMPAVNEDLAATAVLGSQQVETHPDRQVQGVFGLWYGKGPGVDRSGDALKHGNAYGSSPHGGVLVVAGDDHGCVSSSMPHQSDVAFMSWFMPTLHPAGVGEYLEFGEYGYALSRFSGMWVGFKAVSEIVESGVSVDLRAPRMFRQPDFTPPPGGLHYRWPDLPGPQIEERMEAKKHAVYAFAKANPIDRRIYDIPWATYGIVTTGKAHLDLMEALRLLGLDEDACRRHGIDIYKVGMVWPLPLHDAMEFVKGKREILVVEEKRGIIESQFKEYFYDYPGSKPERMVGKHDEEGNRLIPWTGELSPGFLAGVLARRLGPIFPDLNLAERAAALAPDPERVISVPGATRTPYFCSGCPHNTSTKVPEGSKALAGIGCHFMASWMDRETSSLIQMGGEGVNWAASSKFTGRGHIFQNLGEGTYYHSGSMAIRQAIAAGANITYKILFNDAVAMTGGQPVDGPVSVYVIAHSVRAEGVSRIALVSDAPSKFAPADLPEGITIHPREELDAVQKELREVPGVSVLIYEQTCATEKRRRRKRGQMEDPARFAYINDLVCEGCGDCSVESNCLSVEPKETPFGRKRKINLSTCNKDFSCLNGFCPSFVTVEGARRRAKAGSGIDAVAKAASLPTPNFPSLDEPFDLLVTGVGGTGVVTVGALISMGAHLEGRGVSVLDFTGFAQKFGPVLSYVRLAKRPAMLNQVRIDQGAADALIGCDLVVSSSPKASGTYRAGMKAVVNTAEMPTGDVVRFRDADLASALRLRAIERAIGAGNLATLEANATAEALLGDTVYANVMMLGFAWQQGLVPVSLEALLRAMELNGVSVERNKQAFAWGRIASVDPEFVRRATGRAPEAPETLDQAIARRVAFLTDYQDAAYAARYKSKVDRVRAAESALGSEAVTDAVARSLFKLMAYKDEYEVARLHMETGFLDELRREFEGDFKVVYHMAPPFLAAQKDARGRPRKRAFGPWLQLPLRILARMKFLRGTAFDPFGRTAERRTERALIGWYEEQIDRIVAHLEAGRLPDLLAIARAPMDIRGYGPVKEAAIEKVKADVERLSARLTAEPPPGPARGHGNRSMHEDQPAA encoded by the coding sequence ATGCCACTCGACGCCTACGAGCTCTCCGACCGCTACGACCGCCAGGAAGGCCGCGTCTTCCTGACCGGCACGCAGGCCATCGCCCGCATCGCGCTCGACCAGGCGAGACGGGATCGGGCCGCCGGCCTCGACACGGCCGGGTTCATCTCCGGCTATCGCGGTTCGCCCCTCGGCGGGGTCGATCTCGAACTCTGGCGCATCCGGGACCGGCTGAAGGCGCACCGGATCGAGTTCATGCCGGCCGTGAACGAGGATCTCGCGGCAACGGCGGTGCTGGGCTCGCAGCAGGTGGAGACCCACCCCGACCGGCAGGTGCAGGGCGTGTTCGGCCTCTGGTACGGCAAGGGGCCCGGCGTCGACCGCTCCGGCGACGCGCTGAAGCACGGCAACGCCTATGGGTCCTCCCCCCACGGGGGCGTGCTGGTGGTCGCGGGCGACGACCATGGCTGCGTCTCGTCCTCGATGCCCCACCAGTCGGACGTGGCCTTCATGAGCTGGTTCATGCCGACCCTGCATCCGGCGGGGGTCGGCGAATATCTCGAATTCGGCGAGTACGGGTATGCGCTCAGCCGCTTCTCCGGCATGTGGGTCGGCTTCAAGGCCGTTTCGGAGATCGTGGAATCGGGCGTCTCCGTCGATCTGCGCGCCCCGCGCATGTTCCGCCAGCCGGACTTCACGCCGCCGCCGGGGGGCCTGCATTACCGCTGGCCGGACCTGCCGGGCCCCCAGATCGAGGAGCGCATGGAGGCGAAGAAGCATGCCGTCTACGCCTTCGCCAAGGCCAATCCCATCGACCGGCGCATCTACGACATCCCCTGGGCCACCTACGGCATCGTCACCACCGGCAAGGCCCATCTCGACCTGATGGAGGCCCTGCGCCTCCTCGGCCTCGACGAGGACGCCTGCCGCCGGCACGGCATCGACATCTACAAGGTCGGCATGGTGTGGCCGCTCCCGCTCCACGATGCGATGGAGTTCGTGAAGGGCAAGCGCGAGATCCTCGTGGTCGAGGAGAAGCGCGGCATCATCGAGAGCCAGTTCAAGGAGTACTTCTACGACTATCCGGGCTCGAAGCCCGAGCGCATGGTCGGCAAGCACGACGAGGAGGGCAACCGGCTGATTCCGTGGACGGGCGAATTGTCGCCGGGCTTCCTCGCCGGCGTCCTCGCCAGGCGCCTCGGCCCGATCTTCCCGGACCTGAACCTCGCCGAGCGGGCCGCGGCCCTTGCGCCCGACCCGGAGCGCGTGATCTCCGTGCCGGGAGCGACCCGCACGCCCTATTTCTGCTCCGGCTGCCCGCACAACACCTCGACCAAGGTGCCCGAGGGCTCCAAGGCGCTCGCCGGCATCGGCTGCCATTTCATGGCGAGCTGGATGGACCGGGAGACCTCCTCGCTGATCCAGATGGGCGGCGAGGGCGTCAATTGGGCGGCCTCGTCGAAATTCACGGGTCGCGGCCACATCTTCCAGAACCTCGGCGAGGGCACCTATTACCATTCCGGCTCGATGGCGATCCGGCAGGCGATCGCGGCGGGCGCCAACATCACCTACAAGATCCTGTTCAACGATGCCGTCGCCATGACCGGCGGGCAGCCGGTGGACGGGCCGGTCAGCGTCTACGTCATCGCCCACAGCGTGCGGGCCGAGGGCGTCTCGCGCATCGCGCTGGTCTCGGACGCCCCTTCCAAATTTGCGCCCGCGGATCTGCCCGAGGGCATCACGATCCATCCGCGGGAAGAGCTGGATGCGGTGCAGAAGGAACTGCGGGAGGTGCCGGGCGTCTCGGTGCTGATCTACGAGCAGACTTGCGCCACCGAAAAGCGGCGCCGGCGCAAGCGCGGACAGATGGAGGATCCCGCCCGCTTCGCCTATATCAACGATCTCGTGTGCGAGGGCTGCGGCGACTGCTCGGTGGAATCGAACTGCCTCAGCGTGGAGCCGAAGGAGACCCCGTTCGGCCGCAAGCGCAAGATCAATCTCTCGACCTGCAACAAGGATTTCTCCTGCCTGAACGGCTTCTGCCCCAGCTTCGTCACGGTGGAAGGGGCCCGGCGCCGGGCGAAGGCCGGCTCGGGGATCGATGCCGTCGCCAAGGCTGCCTCTCTGCCGACGCCCAACTTCCCCAGCCTCGACGAGCCGTTCGATCTCCTGGTGACGGGCGTCGGCGGAACGGGCGTCGTCACGGTCGGGGCGCTGATCAGCATGGGGGCGCATCTGGAAGGCCGTGGCGTCTCGGTGCTGGACTTCACGGGCTTCGCGCAGAAGTTCGGTCCGGTCCTGAGCTATGTCCGCCTCGCGAAACGGCCGGCCATGCTCAATCAGGTCCGCATCGACCAAGGCGCAGCGGATGCGCTCATCGGCTGCGATCTGGTGGTCTCCTCCTCGCCGAAGGCCTCGGGAACCTATCGGGCGGGCATGAAGGCCGTCGTCAACACGGCCGAGATGCCGACCGGGGACGTGGTGCGTTTCCGCGACGCGGACCTCGCCAGCGCGCTGCGCCTGCGCGCCATCGAGCGGGCGATCGGCGCCGGCAATCTTGCGACCCTCGAGGCCAACGCGACGGCGGAGGCCCTCCTCGGCGACACCGTGTACGCCAACGTGATGATGCTGGGCTTCGCCTGGCAGCAGGGTCTCGTTCCGGTCTCGCTGGAGGCCCTGTTGCGGGCCATGGAGCTCAACGGCGTCTCGGTCGAGCGCAACAAGCAGGCCTTCGCCTGGGGGCGGATCGCCAGCGTCGATCCGGAATTCGTCCGACGGGCAACCGGCCGTGCGCCGGAAGCGCCCGAGACGCTGGATCAGGCGATCGCCCGCCGGGTCGCCTTCCTCACCGACTATCAGGATGCCGCCTATGCGGCGCGCTACAAGTCGAAGGTCGACCGGGTCCGCGCGGCCGAGTCCGCTCTCGGCTCGGAAGCCGTGACCGACGCGGTGGCCCGCTCGCTCTTCAAGCTCATGGCCTACAAGGACGAATACGAGGTCGCCCGTCTCCACATGGAGACCGGCTTCCTCGACGAGCTGCGGCGCGAGTTCGAAGGCGACTTCAAGGTGGTCTACCACATGGCGCCGCCTTTCCTGGCGGCGCAGAAGGACGCGCGGGGCCGCCCGAGAAAGCGCGCCTTCGGCCCGTGGCTCCAGCTTCCTCTCCGGATCCTGGCGCGGATGAAATTCCTCCGCGGCACCGCCTTCGACCCGTTCGGCCGCACCGCCGAGCGCCGGACGGAGCGCGCCCTGATCGGCTGGTACGAGGAGCAGATCGACCGCATCGTCGCCCATCTCGAGGCAGGTCGGCTTCCCGACCTGCTGGCGATCGCCCGGGCACCGATGGACATCCGCGGCTACGGGCCCGTCAAGGAGGCGGCCATCGAGAAGGTCAAGGCGGACGTCGAGCGCCTGTCCGCTCGCCTGACGGCCGAACCGCCGCCCGGGCCCGCCCGCGGCCACGGCAACCGGTCCATGCACGAGGACCAGCCGGCCGCATGA
- a CDS encoding PaaX family transcriptional regulator C-terminal domain-containing protein: protein MAAFVEALLDRFHERTPIRAGSLIVTVFGDAVVPRGGVLSLGSLHEIMRAFRISDTLVRTALSRLVGDGWFERWKVGRNSYYQLTAMGREAFAQATRRIYADPPQGWHGAFDLLLLENTQDRSALRAGLSEAGYGTLGPDLLISATASPGGEGPFLRLSATPADLPTARRLVERAWPLEEIEGRYKRFIATYSGTLDALEKGAAFTDLQALLVRILLIHDYRRAVLKDPLLPPQLLPKPWAGAAARELCGRIYKTLLPASERWIDTHAQNDRGPLPAAEPGFARRFAGVRLGVEAGVA, encoded by the coding sequence ATGGCCGCGTTTGTTGAAGCGCTCCTCGACAGGTTCCATGAGCGGACGCCGATCCGGGCGGGCTCTCTGATCGTGACGGTCTTCGGCGACGCGGTGGTCCCGCGCGGCGGCGTCCTGTCGCTCGGCTCGCTGCATGAAATCATGCGCGCCTTCCGCATCAGCGACACCCTCGTCCGGACGGCGCTGTCCCGTCTCGTCGGCGACGGCTGGTTCGAACGGTGGAAGGTCGGCCGCAACAGCTACTACCAGTTGACCGCGATGGGACGCGAGGCCTTCGCCCAGGCCACGCGGCGGATCTATGCCGATCCGCCCCAGGGCTGGCACGGTGCCTTCGACCTCCTCCTGCTGGAGAACACCCAGGACAGGAGTGCGCTGCGGGCGGGGCTTTCGGAGGCAGGCTACGGCACCCTCGGACCGGACCTGCTCATCTCCGCAACGGCCTCGCCGGGCGGCGAAGGGCCGTTCCTGCGCCTCTCGGCCACCCCCGCCGATCTTCCCACCGCCCGGCGCCTGGTGGAGCGCGCCTGGCCCCTGGAAGAGATCGAGGGGCGCTACAAGCGCTTCATCGCCACCTATTCGGGGACCCTCGACGCCCTCGAGAAGGGCGCCGCCTTCACCGACCTTCAGGCTCTCCTGGTGCGCATCCTCCTGATCCACGACTACCGGCGCGCCGTGTTGAAGGATCCGCTGCTGCCGCCACAGCTTTTGCCGAAGCCCTGGGCCGGGGCGGCGGCAAGGGAGCTGTGCGGCAGGATCTACAAGACGCTCCTGCCCGCTTCCGAACGGTGGATCGACACCCATGCCCAAAACGACAGAGGGCCCCTGCCGGCGGCGGAGCCGGGGTTCGCCCGCCGCTTCGCGGGGGTCCGACTCGGTGTCGAAGCCGGCGTTGCCTAG